Proteins encoded within one genomic window of Mauremys mutica isolate MM-2020 ecotype Southern chromosome 11, ASM2049712v1, whole genome shotgun sequence:
- the NME4 gene encoding nucleoside diphosphate kinase, mitochondrial isoform X2, translating to MGFFQRCVARSLLQGQRSLCGPAPGSERLKPEAVAPATRSLGPGSRRPYSAGIPGIQERTLVAVKPDGVQRRLVGDVIKRFERRGFKLVGMKLLQVWEGYNVVRTSRAMVGDTDSAEAKPGTIRGDFSIHVSRNVVHASDSVETAQREISLWFHSNELVEWDCCDYSNTYQL from the exons ATGGGCTTCTTCCAGCGCTGCGTGGCCAGGAGCCTCCTGCAGGGCCAGCGGAGTCTGTGCGGCCCCGCGCCGGGCTCGGAGCGCCTCAAGCCGGAGGCGGTGGCGCCAGCAACCCGCTCCCTGGGGCCTGGCTCCAGGCGCCCCTACAGCGCCG GGATCCCTGGGATCCAGGAGCGGACGCTGGTGGCGGTGAAGCCGGATGGAGTGCAGAGAAGGCTGGTCGGTGACGTGATCAAGCGCTTTGAGAGGCGCGGATTCAAGCTAGTTGGCATGAAGCTGCTCCAG GTATGGGAAGGTTACAACGTGGTCAGGACTTCCAGGGCCATGGTAGGAGATACCGACTCCGCTGAAGCCAAGCCTGGGACGATCCGAGGAGATTTCAGCATCCACGTGAGCAG GAACGTCGTTCACGCCAGTGACTCAGTGGAGACGGCCCAGAGGGAGATCAGTTTGTGGTTTCACAGCAACGAGTTGGTGGAATGGGACTGCTGTGACTACAGTAACACTTATCAGCTCTGA
- the NME4 gene encoding nucleoside diphosphate kinase, mitochondrial isoform X1, which produces MGFFQRCVARSLLQGQRSLCGPAPGSERLKPEAVAPATRSLGPGSRRPYSAGIPGIQERTLVAVKPDGVQRRLVGDVIKRFERRGFKLVGMKLLQANEGLLAEHYHELRRKPFYPALIHYMTSGPVVAMVWEGYNVVRTSRAMVGDTDSAEAKPGTIRGDFSIHVSRNVVHASDSVETAQREISLWFHSNELVEWDCCDYSNTYQL; this is translated from the exons ATGGGCTTCTTCCAGCGCTGCGTGGCCAGGAGCCTCCTGCAGGGCCAGCGGAGTCTGTGCGGCCCCGCGCCGGGCTCGGAGCGCCTCAAGCCGGAGGCGGTGGCGCCAGCAACCCGCTCCCTGGGGCCTGGCTCCAGGCGCCCCTACAGCGCCG GGATCCCTGGGATCCAGGAGCGGACGCTGGTGGCGGTGAAGCCGGATGGAGTGCAGAGAAGGCTGGTCGGTGACGTGATCAAGCGCTTTGAGAGGCGCGGATTCAAGCTAGTTGGCATGAAGCTGCTCCAG gccaatgaggggcTCTTGGCAGAACATTACCATGAGCTGCGGAGGAAGCCCTTCTACCCAGCACTGATCCATTACATGACCTCAGGCCCAGTGGTTGCCATG GTATGGGAAGGTTACAACGTGGTCAGGACTTCCAGGGCCATGGTAGGAGATACCGACTCCGCTGAAGCCAAGCCTGGGACGATCCGAGGAGATTTCAGCATCCACGTGAGCAG GAACGTCGTTCACGCCAGTGACTCAGTGGAGACGGCCCAGAGGGAGATCAGTTTGTGGTTTCACAGCAACGAGTTGGTGGAATGGGACTGCTGTGACTACAGTAACACTTATCAGCTCTGA